In Diadema setosum chromosome 7, eeDiaSeto1, whole genome shotgun sequence, the DNA window ACACAGTATTATTTGCTCGCAAGCAATGGTTTTGAAAGTATTTTCAAACAatcaacaaagagagagagagagagagagaagacaaCATTTGGGAGACTGATGGTATATTTTTCTTCTATAATGATAttcatataaatacaaaatattttcatgaaactataTTCCCAATACTCTTGCTAAAAATAGTGTGAATCGATCGGAATACATACTGtaaatttctgttttttataTACAATGAAATAATCATATACTCATAATATATAGCTCTCTGATCTTTTCATTCATGTGTCATTCATTATAATATATTATCTGCAGCAACAAAACCGAAATATTCACTGTGAATTAGTGGCTCTCAACACTTTTACTTCTTCTTGCTTATATTCACGCATCGGGTATCATGATATATTACGCAGGTTAAATAAACTAGAGCATAAAAGGATGATGTAATTGTCACGAAACGATAAAGGAGAAAGTGGTAGTAGTGAGATTTAAATTGTTAATTTAAAAGATATCACCAGTTTATTGTTGTTTCCCCATATATTTCATGTGTGCGTCTGTGAAAAGAGTTGCATGCGTGTATACCTGCAGCTTGCCAATAGTTGATTTGGAGAAGCGAATTGCCTTCCACCTTAAATATGTTTTTAAGTATTATTTCATCTACGTTTAGTCGGAAATGAGTTTTTGAAGTATCAAACATTTTAACAGTCAAAAGATATTTCCGTTGTTTCTCCGTTTTCATCCGTAAGGAACATGATTATTAAGTTTACACATAATCGCAACGACTTCGCATCAGCATTTAATATAAATCTCATCAGTCTGTATCAGTACCGATGTACACCTAGCTTTGCCGTGGAGAACTTGACGACGCGCTCAgattcacatttattttaccAAAACTGTGcttcattgtttcattttattttcatttggcttGACTAGTTTTATATGCTATGACCACTTAGTTATAAGAATCGATGAAGGCTTATTATGCATGCAACCACACGGGACCGATGGAATTCAGTCTCGTCCGAAGGACTAGGCAAATGACTAACTATGGAGGTACAACCACTGTAGCGCCACGGGACTCAAACCACAGACCACGTGATTAACATGAGTCCGTCTTATCTATTGAGCTACAACAGTAATACATAGCAATATCAGGCTCGACACTAGCGATGGCCCGGGGCCAGTAAAGATTGGTGTCGGGccaccaagtttaaaaaaaggctctcttttggtggcccgatcggccaactaaaattcaaaatgtatcgttgtgtttgcttttcttttggACCACAACAtctttttcgggccaccaaaatttaagatttaaagattttagtgaccaccagagaaaaaaaaaagttactgtcGAGTCAAGGCTATATGGCACTGATAGCTAATATTGAAATATTGCACACTCTGTTTCCAAGACTAGCAATCCctgttatattttgtgtgtCACCATGGCATAATAATTACTTAAAGGACAAATTGGCTAATTAGAACTCCAATTGGCCACTATACATGCATTAATCATTAAGCGCTGAAAAGTTCACTAACTATATATATAGATCTTTACAGCTTCAACTGATCAAAGTGTCATTGATTTAGTGCACGTCGCCAACTTATTGTCCATAATGGTATCGTTTGTGTCGCTGATCTCCACTCTCTATACCGGGCAGAGATCAACGATTCTTGCACACGAAACTTGAAGCACTGTTGTCACGATCACAGCATCTCTGGCGTCGATGCCAATGAAGTACATAAACTCAAATGTTTGAATTACGTTATTGGTAAACCATTTATAAACAAGATGCAACTGCATATTTATTGGTTTTAGACTTAGTTGCTTTCAAGAGCGATGTGATGAGAGATGAgaggtttgatttcattattaAACTGCATAATTGCAGTTTGCAGatcgatttcattttttgaaagtaGACCCTACGACTATTTTGTATCAATCATGGGATATCGACATATTAATGCGATATTAAATCACATATTCCTGTATATTTCAATAAACGATAAGACaaacgtgtgtgtgcgtgtgtataaacgTTATTGCCCCAACTCTCCAAGACTGTCTATAAGACAAAAAGGATTTGGAGCTCTAAACTCATGCAGTATCTTATCAAAATACGGTGGTTGCATCGCTCACAGGCTACGGAAAACACCAGTATTCAACAAGAAGGTGACAGGCGTTGACTAGACTTTGCTTTATTCTAAGGTTTTTCAGTCATCACAATAAGGCCATTCATTTGGATCACGATAGGTGACCACTATGTATCCACGTTCACGATCCGATCTTAGAAAGTGGCCAACTATTTTGACATCCTCGGTATTGCGCGGCGGTCCGTGTATCATGAGCGATATTCATCGACTTCATTCGCCCCCTCTATCGTCGAGTCGTTGGCCAGCGACATCGTGATCGGGTGCTCGTCGCTGAGCCGCCTCTGTAGGATTACGGTTTGGAACGGTCTCCGGATACGTCGTCGAAAGTACAAGAagatgacgatgacgacgacaATGACGACGATAAATACGGCGATAAGGATGCCCACTACAAGAGTTGGGTTTTGCGGGCTCTCTAAATGGCTTACATTCCCTGGGGTGAAAGTGAGATAAAtgtgaagtaaaacaaaaacacaacgaaaccttagtcattttttttacactacATTAGAATTGCCGTGGCTGCCGGTAGCCTGTAATTGGAGGCTGTAGCCTGTAATTGGATATCTCATTTAGCTCCTTGCTTTCAACTCTGGGAGACATCCCTAAAGAGAAACAACGAATTTATTTCTTAAATGTAATACTAAATCGTTTGCTGTGGATAGAAACTCCCTTCCGAGTTTTCATGACGAATTTATTACACCAGTGCAGAACCCCCATTTTCGATTGACGCACATTGAATTGAAACAATTGAAGAAACAAGATAATTCCCCAGTTGGACATTGGtcaaatcaaaacatacaaaTGTCACACTCATCATGCTCGTGTttcaagagaaaagaaaaatctgggACTCCCTGCAGGAATTCCTAATAAGAAACTATGACAAGACAAgaatatttgcataattcattCTATCACAATTTCCAATCGACGTTGCACTGatgttcaaatggaagattaaaTTATATGTTTTAAGTCATTGACTTCATTTTCTCAATGGAATATAGCTCTTACCTGATGTACATTCTCCTTCAAGAATTGAAATATCATCGATTGCCACTGCCTCGATATCGTTGTCGGTCTTTTTCCGCATTCTGGCCATGAACTTTATCTGATGGTCATCAAGACGGAGAAAACTTTCAACTTCGGATGTCAACATCATTTTGTTATATTGTGTGAGAgctaggttaaaaaaaaatacctataGGCCTATGGGTACCTATGGATATACGAGTACGTACATTTGTATGTCCCACTTTAATTTCTCCTATTTAATGTTTTCAAATGATATCATCTATTGATTACATAAGTGATTAGATTTTTCGATTTCTCCAGTCATAAGTCCCTGAAACCCCAACTGAGCGCTGAGTGTGCTtctgttcatttattttttttttaataaattgtctctctctctataaaTGCATTtctaagatcgcaactgctgatctacatttcttacatgtttatatgaaatgtatagtagcagttgcgatcttacaaatacatttgtacagagggagaaaattgataaaaagaTATTCTAGCACATCTTCACTATCTGCTctaataatctcttgctttcaaatGTTATCATCACAAACTTTAACAATGGTAAATATTTTCACAGTCAATAATCACTAATCTAATAAGGTGCGACCTTAAAGAAAAGACATTACTTACTCTAAATGGATTGAATTGTTCACTGGGCAGCAGCGAAATTGACGTCCTCTTCCACTTCATTGATGCCACGAGTGTTTGAAGAAAGTGCGATGACCCTTCGTTCCCTTCCACGATCACGTTCACTGTAATTTCGCTGCTCCCGATGAGGATGTAATTGAACTCGACGCAGTGACCAACGGTCGGTACCGACGACAAAAACGGACTCGATATATTGGTAGTGGTTCCAGGCGGTATCGGTTTGTCTCCGACGAGAATGAACACGAACGCGTCTGTGCGAGAacgaaaaaaatagataaataaaaaggcAAAACGTATATACAGACATTTCCGACAACGACAGCAACGATGCCGTCTGAGCTAAAAATGAAAGACTTTCCTACTCGTATAAAGGTAAATTCAGCTAGTTAGTTTCTTCCCACCTGGAATAGACTGCTAAAGGCACTCAGCAATCATAATGGATTTTATCTGGTTTCTGTTTTGACGAGCAACTGTTGTCAAAAAAACAACGCATGTAAAGACAAAGACATGATTATTTTTGCTCTCCGTGGAGCCATGTTCCACTTGAATCTGTGACATTTCCATGCCCTAATTTTCTCTTGTATTTTTGTCATAACCCTTATTcttcttaaaaacaaacaaacaaacaaacaaacaaacaaacaaacaaaaactctcCCAGTGGCTCGATTTACTTCGATGAAGGAACACTCATGTTGGGAACATGCCAAATCCTCGTCAACGAACGATGCAGACATAGATGTACGTTGAaaagagtttgatagcaaaacgCGTCAACTCCATTCCTGTTtaagttgaaatatttgtaattaaaggtccttaaaaaacaaagaaaataataagaaaacataGGATATTTCTAATCATTACCTCAAGGATATTCCCTGTTACGTAACATGTAtggtatcactggaaaggttttattttgctcaatCTGATGTTGGATGGCtttaaatttcataaaaatggtACACAAGCTCATTTTGCGATCAAACACTTCGCAGTGATCGTTCATTCCATACCTCGTACGCCGGACTGTGATAACGAATCGAGCATGTTCTTCTTGGCCACGATGGCCGGCGTAGTCGAATCGTACCACGACCACTGGAAGTAGATGGACGGTCCGCCGCTCTCCTCGTAATTGCAGTCGTGCACCCCTTTGCTGAAATCGCAGAGCGATTCGGAGGGAAGACCGTCACACGGTCGTCGAATGAATGCGATGTCGTCGATGGCGATGTCACTCTTGAAAGAATCCCCGATGACGGCATCAAATTTCAGCTTCAAGGATGCACATAATTCGGGAAAGACATCAATTAGGACTATTACCGAATATGTGTGAATGAGTATACTAACTCGAGAGTCATTCTGACAATGGAAACGAAAGCATTTATGGTGAAAGAGACAGAAATGCAAATTTGTGTCttattaagtaaaaaaaaaaatcgttgacACATCTTACTTGTACCACAATCTTATTCTGCGTATTGTTGTCCATATTTTGAGCCGTTATAACTTTGTCACGCATTCATGGTGTTTCCCTTATATACCTCTTCACAATTGGAGTTTCTCCTTGTTAAGAACCtcacatttttcatttgattgcaCCTTTTTATATCATGGATGCATGAAATGCTTATTAACGAATGAATGGTGGCAAAGACTGAAACGGAATAAACTGACCATTTTGAACTATACGATTGACCAATAATGCTGCTTATTGTGTCAAATCAATTGGCGCACATATTATATACTGCAATTTGATCATCGACTTCTTGACAACACTGACTTCTACTTTTTTACCGCGATCACCTTTTGACGAAATTAATTGTTCAACACGTTAGATAATTGACCAGAAACGGCTTGACATTGACCGGTAATTATATTTCTGCtctacattattatcatcattattgtttcgAGTTTTAATATTACTTTTTGtgatcgtcatcatcattaccagcATCTCACGAACATTTTGAACTTATGAAGATGGTACCTGCAAGGGTCCGTCAATTTCAATGACGTCAACGTGAGCTGGTAACCATGACGACATCGTCTGTCCATGTAATCGGAGTATTTCCAATCCGGACGAACCCGTGTGATGACCGGGCAGTAAGAGGGAGACACGCAGTGAGCCCGTATCCACGCCACTCATGTGGTAGAAAAACCGGAGACACATCGGCTGGTTGTTGCCGGCTATCAGAGGAGTGACAAACGCGGCTCTATCGCCAGGTCGCTGGGGTTGGGACGCTTCCGCGTAGAAATAGAACCCTGAGCAAGTAAACAGCAAAGAAACGTTATAGCTTTTGAAGCGCAAACACAGATTACAGTCTTAAAAACTATTAGGTACTTCTTGTTCTCTCAAAATGAcctgtgtgtgtattcataacGTACAGACATAAATCATGTAAACCCAAATAAAAAAGGCGTTCAAAGTTTTCAAAGTTCCATTATACCAGGTATAGCTTATTACGCTTTAACGCTCCATTATAGCTGATCACTGCCTGTCATAATACagaccttcgtaaagttaattCAGATGACCAAGAATAATCTTCTTTAATTCTTGTCCGCCAGTCGAAGTATTTAAGGTGGGGTATGGCATCAAGATAAAGAATGACTCAGAAAAGGGACCCACACCTTTGCTGGTGCCCAGAGTGTGATCCACCTCAGGACCTGTTCCCTCCGAACCCGTTCGTCCCCGATGGCGGACCCAGTCGAACTCGTCATCCGTCAACTGGACGTAGTCGCAGCCTCGGTCGAGCTCGAAGTCGCAGTTAGCTGTGGCTGGATATACCGTCGGGGATGTATCTAACCAAAATAGTGCAAGAATGATATGACTCATACTCATGATACTCAAAAAGAGTATGTTCAGGTGGACTGGGACAGAACATGTACATCTTTTGGAATGAGAGTGCACTTTAGGCTCCTCCTCTCTCACTTCTCTCTTGAGAAATTAATTGCAATTCAGAATAGACAACTATGTATGTTcgaaagaaaattaaaagacATATTTACTGGAGAGCCCTCTTGATACAACTAGCTGCATGCGAAAATGATTTACAGTCATTGGGTTTGTTTTATGTTGAACACGAGGTATGATGTGGAGAAAttggagaagtttttgttttttatcagaTACTTACATAACATAATTACGAGAAGcagaagggagaaaaaaaaactactctGATTATTTCAGGTGATTTTTAATATGATTAGTATGCGATTATTTTTATAGGcatatacggaaaataaaagtgaACCAAAGAGAGGAAAACACCATCATTTAATGAGGTTTTCTCCCAGCTTTTAGTGGCTGACTTTACATAAAGGCAAGCATACACGATTAATAGGTATGAACATGCCAGGTAGTTAATTCAACAGCAGTGACGTGACACAATGTGAGTTCATAAAGTCGGTAAGAGACAGAGATAATATATTTGATCTCAAAGAGACGCTGTACCTGGGATTCGACACTCGTTCTCCTCGAGCATGATGTCGTCGATAGCGATGTCGCCCAATGTCTTCACTCGGCCGATGACGCCCTCAAAGACGACCTGCGGATAGGGAGATGAGAAAGATGAGGAACGAGATTGGAAGAACAGGAAGaagccaggaaaaaaaaaaaaaacaatacataaaAATGAGGACGAAGACGAAGGTGAAAagtgaaaagtgaaaaatgatgatgatgatgatgatgatgatgatgatgatgatgaagaaaaagaaaagaagaggggaaaaagtacaaaaaaaggaggccgaaaaagaaaaaaattggagGAGAAAAAGGAGGACAAGAACAGAGAGAAGAAGATTAATAAACTTTTGAACTAACGAAGAGCCGAATAGTCACGACGGGTTAAAGTTTACagtacaaggggggggggggcggtcaCGCTACCATGGATGCAGAGACAGAGCGTTCTGCCAAttctgttgggggggggggaattatgCCTGAAATTTAATTTAGAAGCATATTATACATATCTCCATAGCAAACAATAACACTTCTAGTACGAACTGCCAACAGTGGCTACTCAAACCAACCAAAGACCGTCACGGTTGCAGGGAATCGGTGAATTGTCTGTACGTAAACAGGGAAGTCCAGAATTCTTGTTTAGAACCGGACAAAAAAATGTGGTGAGACATAACATACAAAGTGACTTAAAATTATCTTTCTATATCTTTCAACCTAAACATAAATTTACTGCTAATTTCGTCCGGCTGCTCCTGCAACTACAACgtctttcaaaacaaaaacaaaaacaacgtaATCTTTGTGTGGTCATCTAGTTGTCAAACTTTGAACACTCTGTTAATACATACACTAATGGCCGTTGCCATGGAGGGTTCGATTGGGACGTATGCCTTGATCCACTCTGGTTCCTGAGGGCCAAAGATGACGAGTTGGGGGTCGAAGGTCCTCGTCTGACCATACGGGACCACGTACACGTTGAGGAAGTCCGCATACTTGGAGGCCATGAAATAGAAGAAAGTGAGACAGCGGGACTTGGCCGACGGATGGAGGAGCGGAGAACGGATTCGGGCCCGGTCGTCGGTGCGAAGAAACCGCTGCGACGATTTTATGAAGGCGTAGTTTCCTGCACGAACATTTCCGGAAAGCagcaatgacaaaattatctttATTACCTCAGATGGCACTGGTAGGGCAAAAAAATTCTAAACATATAGAGACTAAGAATCACGGTTTCTTTATTTCTGAGTGGTATAAACTCGCCTACTGAAAATATGACGACGCATACTGCTATCAATACGTATCGTCTCAAGATAAACTGATCAATTGCAAACTGTCCAAAATCTTAATTGTGAAGTGTTCGCGGAGAAACGTCACCTTACTTGGAAAATATGGATGACAGAGCCACACACTAAAGGGaggaaaatatcaaatatttagCATTTGAGGGCGTCCTGATATAttgtatttctctctttcatataatcttattaaaaatcaatgatgcaaCACTTGAAAAGTAAATATAAAAGTCAGCCTGATTGAGTAATTCGAAATCTGTGTATCAGGGTCTCACTGGATGGAGAGGAATCAAAAGTTGACAACCGGTGACGTAAACCAGAGAAAGTTACTTACCTGTGCTGTTGAAGAAGGTGTGGTCAACCATGTTGGGCGTGTTCTGGTTTGTGTCCCCGCCTTGGCCAAGCCTCCAGTCAAATACGTCATCAGTCTCCTGAGTGAAGTTACACCAGCCCCTCTCAAACGTACAGGAGATGGAGTGGACGAGGGGCGGGATCGTGGGCGTGGTTGGGTCTTGTGGTGTAACTAATGGGAAGTACAGAAAGGAGAGAATTGGCAAACATGCAAACGCGTGtgcacatgtacacatgcacacattaatcacacacacatacgaatGTTCTtttaacaagatttttttttatatttgaatttCGTTCGATATCAGCATCATATTCACAATGAAACAACTATAAAAAAGGCAGCAAGTATACTACCTATTATGCTTATGCTGCTTTaccacatacatttttttttacatgcagaGAAAAAATTATATGCAAATTCATACCACCATGTATGCATATCAATGAGGTTACATTCCAAGAAATGGTGTCACATGTGCACCTCCACAGGTATGTTAGGTCTCGCCACTGTGATAAAACTTTTATAAGAAACCCTGAGAGGGCTTATCGAGAAATTCATCATTTATTTCGTTTACTTGAGACGTTACTTATGTCCTATCGCACTTTGTAGAACACAgaactttctctttctccctgtTCGATGTTTAATCCACGATAGTGAATAATGCACTGATTTCTCAACGACGGAAATGTTTATTGATATACTTATGGTGATAAAGAATACTGAAGTTAGTGTACCTTCCGGACACTCGGCGCTCTCGTATATCCGTACGTCATCGACGGCAATGTTGTCCCTGAACTTGGCGCCTCCGAATGCGTGAAAGACGAGCTGGAGAAATCGAAGAAATAATCATGACTGTGTGGGTAAAGAGATCTAGATCTACACTGGTCTCTGGCTTCCAgctcttttcaaaaaatttactCTCGCTACCGATACGAATACTTTCCCGTTATTGCAATTGTTCCACGGAATTGATTTGTCTGACTCTCGTTCTCTGTGATGGTACTTTTGTAGTTTGTCCAGAGAGTGAAGTACAGATATGTAATCAATACCTACGTGTAAGGGATGGCTCGACGCAGGCGCCATGACCTCTGCCCTATGCCATTGGTCGCCTCTGTTGCCCGTGATGTTGAGAACCGGCCGGTCG includes these proteins:
- the LOC140231111 gene encoding MAM and LDL-receptor class A domain-containing protein 2-like, with translation MENSSPLLNVDFEGTDLGGFTQNRVDPYDWLWRKGRSRMYVNGPLVDHSTGTSTGHFMFVNTVNWRSGQSAEILSPELPSTTSPSCLQYHYYMTGISPGSLTVRVKTGVGTEVTSIDIEVQTGDKGSGWHRGLADIPAQANAFKVSFEATGDSVIGGEMAVDDVQLTESVCAKDVFDCSFESADSELCGFVQDPTDNGNVVRMSGKTDSFYTGPSFDHTYGNSSGHYVYMEATPLGINQKVRIISPTLRGVPSGRESHCLLFWYHMYGMAVDSLAVYIVNASRQMSTLDSMAPNWILRGNRGNRWRATEIPITARLDYKIVFVFSRGVRYDGDIAIDDVIVTNKACPGHHVYANVSSVSCDFEEADICHYTQDTTTDTEDWQWGNGATYIEFTGPSFDHTRGDELGFYIFFERSSNGGNDARIMSPPIQPQRASSCVEFWYHMYGTDVNSLQVYISRLDGNHGDRPVLNITGNRGDQWHRAEVMAPASSHPLHLVFHAFGGAKFRDNIAVDDVRIYESAECPEVTPQDPTTPTIPPLVHSISCTFERGWCNFTQETDDVFDWRLGQGGDTNQNTPNMVDHTFFNSTGNYAFIKSSQRFLRTDDRARIRSPLLHPSAKSRCLTFFYFMASKYADFLNVYVVPYGQTRTFDPQLVIFGPQEPEWIKAYVPIEPSMATAISVVFEGVIGRVKTLGDIAIDDIMLEENECRIPDTSPTVYPATANCDFELDRGCDYVQLTDDEFDWVRHRGRTGSEGTGPEVDHTLGTSKGFYFYAEASQPQRPGDRAAFVTPLIAGNNQPMCLRFFYHMSGVDTGSLRVSLLLPGHHTGSSGLEILRLHGQTMSSWLPAHVDVIEIDGPLQLKFDAVIGDSFKSDIAIDDIAFIRRPCDGLPSESLCDFSKGVHDCNYEESGGPSIYFQWSWYDSTTPAIVAKKNMLDSLSQSGVRDAFVFILVGDKPIPPGTTTNISSPFLSSVPTVGHCVEFNYILIGSSEITVNVIVEGNEGSSHFLQTLVASMKWKRTSISLLPSEQFNPFRIKFMARMRKKTDNDIEAVAIDDISILEGECTSGNVSHLESPQNPTLVVGILIAVFIVVIVVVIVIFLYFRRRIRRPFQTVILQRRLSDEHPITMSLANDSTIEGANEVDEYRS